In the genome of Fulvivirga maritima, one region contains:
- a CDS encoding sugar kinase — protein sequence MSKKVVTFGEVMLRLSTPNHSRFVQSTQFDATYGGGEANVAVSLAQLGLKSAHVTRFPDNELGKSATNQLRGYGVNTDAVIFGGHRMGLYFLETGSSVRPSKIIYDRAGSSFADIAPDMLNWDEILEGADWFHWTGITPAISQGAADCCRKAIEVANKKGITVSGDINYRKNLWQYGKKASEVMPDLIAGCDLLVASTHDAKDILKIEAQSSTNKEVAVFQEIINQFPKVKKIVTTERGSISASHNTLTGHLYDGAELMKTEVFEVNPIVDRVGGGDAFIAGVIYGQLIYKNDQKSIDFGVAASILKHTIERDANLATVDEVENLMRGNTSGKIIR from the coding sequence ATGAGCAAAAAGGTAGTCACATTTGGCGAAGTAATGCTTCGCCTTTCTACACCCAATCACTCTCGTTTTGTACAATCAACCCAGTTTGACGCCACTTATGGCGGTGGTGAAGCTAATGTAGCAGTGTCTCTGGCTCAGCTGGGCCTGAAGTCAGCTCATGTAACCCGCTTCCCGGATAATGAACTGGGCAAGTCAGCTACCAATCAGCTGAGGGGCTATGGCGTAAATACGGATGCTGTCATTTTTGGTGGCCACCGTATGGGATTGTATTTTCTGGAAACAGGTAGCAGCGTAAGGCCCAGCAAAATAATATATGACCGCGCTGGTTCTTCCTTTGCTGATATTGCTCCTGACATGCTTAATTGGGATGAAATACTGGAAGGTGCCGACTGGTTTCACTGGACGGGCATCACCCCTGCTATATCTCAAGGAGCGGCTGATTGTTGTAGAAAAGCCATTGAAGTAGCCAATAAAAAAGGAATTACAGTCTCAGGAGACATTAACTACCGCAAAAACTTGTGGCAATATGGTAAAAAGGCCTCTGAAGTTATGCCTGACCTCATTGCAGGCTGCGACCTACTTGTAGCCAGCACTCATGATGCCAAAGACATACTGAAAATAGAAGCTCAAAGTTCTACTAATAAGGAAGTGGCTGTTTTTCAAGAGATCATAAACCAATTCCCTAAAGTAAAGAAAATAGTGACCACCGAAAGAGGGTCTATCAGTGCCTCTCATAACACCCTTACCGGACATTTATATGATGGAGCTGAATTAATGAAAACAGAAGTTTTTGAAGTGAACCCCATTGTAGATCGTGTAGGTGGTGGTGATGCTTTTATTGCAGGCGTTATTTACGGCCAGCTTATCTATAAAAATGATCAAAAATCCATTGATTTTGGCGTAGCCGCTTCTATACTGAAGCATACTATAGAGCGCGATGCCAACCTGGCAACAGTAGATGAAGTAGAAAACCTCATGCGCGGAAACACTTCCGGTAAAATAATAAGATAA
- a CDS encoding bifunctional 4-hydroxy-2-oxoglutarate aldolase/2-dehydro-3-deoxy-phosphogluconate aldolase, with protein sequence MARFSRIEVALKMKETGMVPVFYHADLDTCKQVIKACYEGGVRVFEFTNRGDFAHEIFSALAKFVAQETPEMMLGVGSVVDGPTAALYIQSGADFIVAPVINEDTAKVCNRRKILWSPGCGSLTEISKAEELGAEVVKIFPATQVGGPDFVKAVKGPCPWSSIMPTGGVEPTEENLSAWFKAGVHCVGMGSQLITKYIIKNKDYKTLSKEVSKAMAIISRLQGS encoded by the coding sequence ATGGCAAGATTTAGCAGAATAGAAGTAGCCCTTAAAATGAAAGAAACCGGCATGGTGCCCGTATTTTACCATGCTGACCTGGACACCTGCAAGCAGGTTATAAAAGCTTGTTATGAAGGTGGGGTAAGGGTATTTGAATTCACCAATCGTGGTGACTTCGCCCATGAAATATTTTCCGCCCTGGCCAAGTTTGTAGCTCAAGAAACCCCTGAAATGATGCTTGGCGTGGGTTCCGTGGTAGATGGCCCCACGGCTGCCCTCTACATACAATCTGGTGCAGACTTTATAGTGGCCCCTGTAATTAATGAAGACACCGCCAAGGTCTGTAACCGCAGGAAAATACTATGGTCTCCCGGCTGTGGCTCCTTAACAGAAATATCTAAAGCCGAAGAGCTGGGTGCAGAAGTGGTTAAAATTTTCCCTGCCACGCAAGTGGGCGGCCCTGACTTTGTGAAGGCCGTGAAAGGTCCCTGTCCCTGGAGCAGCATTATGCCCACAGGAGGTGTAGAGCCTACCGAAGAAAACCTTAGTGCCTGGTTTAAAGCCGGTGTTCACTGTGTAGGCATGGGCTCGCAGCTCATCACTAAATACATTATAAAAAATAAAGATTATAAAACCTTAAGCAAGGAGGTATCTAAAGCCATGGCCATTATCTCCAGACTTCAGGGAAGTTAA
- a CDS encoding IS256 family transposase — MNKQEKEELKEKALKQFLKGESLFGKDGAFSPMLKEFLEEALEAEMEDHLSSEEKGRSHGNKRNGKGQKTVKSSLGDVEINTPQDRHSSFEPRIVEKRQRILADNLEKQIIAMYGLGNSLRDIQEHIKEMYDTNISTEVLSDITDRVIPKVKEWQNRPLESVYCIVWLDAMHFKVRDEGKVKHKALYNILGINKQGNKEILGMYLSESEGANFWLQILTELQNRGLKDILIACTDNLKGFSEAIHSIYPQTDVQLCVVHQIRNSLKYVASKEQKVFIQDLKLVYQADTKDQAETALLELEEKWGKKYPVVIRSWNDNWELLSTYFDYSKPIRKLIYTTNPVEGFHRQVRKVTKSKGAFTSDMALMKLVYLVCRRIEKKWTSPLRNWGLTVQQLAIRFEGRLELELKTSQTKK; from the coding sequence ATGAACAAACAAGAGAAAGAAGAATTAAAGGAAAAAGCACTTAAACAATTTTTAAAAGGAGAATCTCTATTTGGTAAGGATGGGGCTTTCAGCCCCATGTTGAAGGAGTTCTTAGAAGAAGCTCTGGAAGCAGAAATGGAGGATCACCTATCCAGTGAAGAAAAAGGACGCTCTCATGGTAATAAGCGCAATGGCAAAGGCCAGAAAACAGTTAAGAGTAGTTTAGGAGACGTTGAGATAAATACTCCTCAAGATCGTCATAGCAGCTTTGAGCCAAGAATAGTAGAGAAACGCCAGCGTATACTGGCAGACAATCTTGAGAAGCAAATAATAGCCATGTATGGGCTAGGTAATAGTTTGAGAGATATTCAAGAGCACATCAAGGAGATGTATGACACAAATATATCAACAGAGGTGTTAAGTGATATCACAGACCGAGTGATCCCTAAAGTAAAGGAGTGGCAAAACAGGCCATTAGAATCGGTCTATTGTATTGTTTGGCTAGATGCCATGCATTTCAAGGTGCGAGATGAAGGTAAGGTGAAGCATAAAGCCCTTTATAATATTTTAGGGATCAATAAGCAGGGCAACAAGGAGATATTGGGCATGTACCTATCAGAAAGCGAAGGAGCTAATTTTTGGCTTCAGATACTTACTGAGCTACAAAATAGAGGCTTGAAAGATATTTTGATAGCCTGCACTGATAACTTGAAAGGTTTTAGTGAAGCGATACACTCCATCTACCCACAAACAGATGTTCAACTTTGTGTAGTTCATCAGATTCGAAATAGCTTGAAATATGTAGCCAGTAAAGAACAGAAAGTGTTTATACAAGATCTTAAATTAGTTTATCAAGCAGACACAAAAGATCAGGCAGAGACTGCTTTATTAGAACTGGAAGAAAAATGGGGAAAGAAATATCCTGTGGTGATACGATCTTGGAATGATAACTGGGAACTACTTAGCACTTATTTCGATTACAGTAAACCCATAAGAAAGTTAATATACACTACAAATCCAGTGGAAGGCTTTCATAGACAAGTAAGAAAAGTTACCAAGAGTAAGGGAGCATTTACCAGTGATATGGCCTTGATGAAATTAGTTTACTTAGTTTGCAGACGTATTGAGAAAAAATGGACTTCACCTTTGCGGAATTGGGGTTTGACGGTGCAGCAATTAGCCATTAGATTTGAGGGAAGATTGGAACTGGAACTAAAAACCAGTCAAACCAAAAAATAA
- a CDS encoding ABC transporter ATP-binding protein encodes MSNIIKIEIKDASKFYKNKVILDAVNFTIKTGEIIGLVGPNGSGKTTLFNILAGTLKLDSGEFLNHHNSTISCCISKQGFFSEVSVKNNLMTYAVSLDISESKVNKLLKAFSVDFENEKYKNLSAGMKQKVSLLLAFMPEPDVLILDEPTSNLDMESAKQLYSKLKDHANADKSSIVSSHDIKAIGDHCDKFIFIKDGRFIREITKTTLFSEFGSLENAYHEII; translated from the coding sequence ATGAGCAATATAATAAAGATAGAAATTAAAGATGCTTCTAAATTTTATAAAAATAAAGTAATTTTAGATGCGGTTAATTTTACTATTAAGACAGGTGAAATTATAGGTCTTGTTGGGCCCAATGGAAGCGGAAAGACTACTCTATTCAACATTTTAGCCGGAACTCTCAAACTTGATTCGGGTGAATTTTTGAACCATCACAATTCTACAATTAGCTGTTGTATTTCAAAACAAGGTTTTTTTTCGGAAGTGTCAGTCAAAAATAATTTAATGACTTACGCTGTTAGTTTAGATATAAGCGAAAGTAAGGTCAATAAATTACTAAAAGCATTTTCCGTAGACTTTGAAAATGAAAAATATAAAAATCTGTCTGCAGGTATGAAACAAAAGGTTAGCCTTTTGCTAGCATTTATGCCCGAGCCTGATGTCTTAATTTTAGATGAACCTACTAGCAATTTAGATATGGAATCAGCAAAACAACTTTACTCTAAATTAAAAGACCATGCTAATGCTGACAAATCGAGCATAGTAAGTAGTCATGATATAAAAGCAATAGGAGATCATTGTGATAAATTCATTTTTATAAAAGATGGAAGGTTTATCCGCGAGATAACAAAAACCACATTGTTTTCAGAATTCGGCTCATTAGAAAATGCATACCATGAAATCATTTAA
- a CDS encoding YfbM family protein, protein MGMIGNVIRVSQEELNEFLNNPVTLEKKIYSDQSFEADWFLDLDKSWDGINYILTGDIIGGLENEPDILQRAFFSFQVISEEQDLGYGPAQYLNPTQVKETYSELEIMTNDILKSKVNGSEMNELGIYPEIWTEPESEEFLIDSFNEFKEFYKKAAENNQAIVTYVN, encoded by the coding sequence ATGGGAATGATTGGTAATGTCATAAGGGTTTCACAAGAGGAATTAAATGAATTTTTAAATAACCCTGTAACTCTTGAAAAGAAGATTTATTCAGATCAGAGTTTTGAAGCGGATTGGTTTTTAGATTTGGATAAGTCTTGGGACGGTATTAATTATATCCTTACAGGAGATATAATTGGCGGACTTGAAAATGAACCAGATATATTACAAAGAGCATTTTTTAGCTTTCAGGTTATTAGCGAAGAACAGGACCTTGGTTATGGGCCAGCTCAATATCTCAATCCTACTCAAGTAAAAGAGACATATTCCGAATTGGAAATAATGACAAATGATATTTTGAAGAGTAAGGTTAACGGCTCTGAAATGAATGAATTGGGAATATATCCTGAAATTTGGACTGAACCAGAATCAGAAGAATTCTTAATTGACAGTTTTAATGAGTTTAAAGAGTTTTATAAAAAGGCTGCAGAAAATAATCAGGCAATAGTTACTTATGTGAATTAA
- a CDS encoding DUF3108 domain-containing protein: protein MKKRILVAAAVLMSTFSFAQEKLTPANVKFETTKIKDQSYRQKWVMIRDTINIELGNIQVDVQKNDDELTLVTHVQLNQMKEVDWVDSAVAKLPNLAPKYHSSYNPQRDMVLNFGTVITGYYQNNTTGETTLINQPEDELYFDSNIYTNFIPWLPLKKGYKAQISIYDYNPAKSGLMTVTITGVEKGEYQTEQSGKRPVWIVKLTDNIAGSENKQKIYVDRKTSEIWLQEITSGDRVMQMIRVEE, encoded by the coding sequence ATGAAGAAAAGGATATTAGTAGCCGCAGCTGTTTTAATGAGCACTTTTAGTTTTGCTCAGGAAAAATTGACTCCGGCCAATGTGAAGTTTGAAACAACAAAAATTAAAGATCAATCATATAGGCAAAAGTGGGTGATGATCCGTGATACCATTAACATTGAATTAGGAAATATTCAGGTAGATGTGCAGAAAAATGATGATGAATTGACCTTAGTGACCCATGTGCAACTCAATCAGATGAAGGAAGTGGATTGGGTGGATAGTGCCGTGGCCAAGTTGCCCAACTTAGCGCCAAAATACCACTCCAGCTATAACCCTCAGAGAGATATGGTATTGAATTTTGGAACGGTAATTACCGGATACTATCAAAACAATACTACAGGCGAAACCACTCTGATAAATCAGCCTGAAGATGAGCTGTATTTTGACAGTAACATCTACACCAATTTTATCCCCTGGCTACCTCTAAAGAAAGGCTATAAAGCTCAGATTAGTATTTATGATTATAACCCCGCAAAATCTGGACTAATGACGGTAACTATTACTGGAGTAGAAAAGGGAGAGTACCAAACAGAGCAATCAGGCAAAAGACCTGTATGGATAGTTAAACTTACTGATAATATAGCTGGCTCAGAAAATAAGCAGAAAATATACGTAGACCGTAAAACCAGCGAAATATGGCTGCAAGAAATAACCTCAGGCGACCGCGTTATGCAAATGATCAGGGTGGAAGAATAG
- a CDS encoding DUF4302 domain-containing protein — MNKSFCYILISLLLTVLLGCDEDYDTIFEETPDERLQSTLDEYTSMLTSQEAGWKAALTTGTDRNYFYYFEFNGDGNVTMVSDFDQTTAGTPATSSWMLKALQRPTLSFNTYSYIHLPADPDGEVNGGADGEGLVSDFEFIISEVSGDSIILEGLQRGSSLIMVPASPGEKEAILDQEILKVFNGVNQTVAANRGLKFALADGAEVPVVINMANRLFGAQYLAENGSEIVSFQTGFSFDLEGIKLSEPFEINGQTIQYLTWDELEGAITIDLQSTTPLVGFDDPFIFDVTPPLSSVLGSTYSTVLIPASSGQAPLVGQSENFINIYNTAADALLNGTYQLTLRDIEFLFDEPSGSMRMNVYISQTNNGASSLFVAQYSYSYVTDEDGLLKFSFLDANDNGWTIYGDIYDLLFPIEADYFQAEYIGGDLNLLAGFFSQDTPEFHFSGYLYNN; from the coding sequence ATGAACAAGTCATTTTGTTATATATTAATAAGTCTTCTATTAACAGTGCTGCTGGGCTGCGATGAAGATTATGATACTATTTTTGAAGAAACACCGGATGAGCGTTTGCAAAGCACGCTGGATGAATATACCAGCATGCTAACCAGTCAGGAAGCAGGCTGGAAGGCAGCGCTGACAACAGGAACTGACCGAAACTATTTTTATTATTTTGAATTTAATGGAGATGGTAATGTTACTATGGTCTCTGATTTTGACCAGACTACTGCTGGTACACCTGCCACTAGTTCATGGATGTTAAAGGCCTTGCAAAGACCTACTTTGAGCTTTAATACTTATTCTTACATTCACCTGCCCGCAGATCCTGATGGAGAAGTAAATGGCGGAGCAGATGGAGAAGGCTTGGTGTCTGATTTTGAATTTATCATTAGCGAAGTAAGTGGCGATAGTATAATATTGGAAGGTCTTCAACGTGGCTCGTCATTAATAATGGTTCCGGCCTCTCCTGGTGAGAAAGAAGCCATTTTGGATCAGGAAATTTTGAAGGTGTTTAATGGTGTCAATCAGACTGTTGCTGCTAATAGAGGGTTGAAGTTTGCACTTGCCGATGGGGCTGAAGTGCCTGTAGTAATTAATATGGCTAATAGGTTGTTTGGAGCTCAGTATCTGGCTGAAAATGGTAGCGAAATAGTATCATTTCAAACCGGATTTAGCTTTGATTTGGAAGGCATAAAACTGAGCGAACCATTTGAAATCAATGGCCAAACCATTCAATATTTAACATGGGATGAGCTAGAAGGAGCTATTACCATTGATTTGCAGTCTACAACTCCACTTGTAGGCTTTGATGATCCTTTTATTTTCGATGTAACGCCACCACTTTCCTCTGTTTTAGGAAGCACATATAGTACGGTTTTAATTCCTGCTAGCTCTGGTCAGGCACCACTTGTTGGGCAATCAGAAAATTTCATAAATATTTACAATACAGCTGCTGATGCCTTATTAAATGGGACATACCAGCTGACTTTGAGAGATATTGAGTTTTTATTTGATGAACCCTCTGGCAGCATGAGAATGAACGTATACATCTCTCAAACTAATAACGGTGCAAGCTCATTATTTGTGGCTCAATACAGCTACTCTTATGTTACTGATGAAGATGGACTCTTGAAGTTTAGCTTCTTAGATGCTAATGATAATGGCTGGACAATTTATGGAGATATCTATGATCTTTTATTTCCTATAGAGGCAGACTATTTTCAAGCGGAATATATAGGTGGAGATTTAAATCTGTTGGCTGGTTTCTTTAGTCAGGATACCCCTGAATTTCACTTTTCAGGCTATTTATATAACAACTAA
- a CDS encoding zinc-binding metallopeptidase, with translation MTFRKYIIYIAVILAAVACDDPYNDSVNEDAEYVNNDEQTEPTELDNWLQTNFTSPFNIEVKYKWDLSELNVNKTLVPPDAGRVQGVMEVVRKVWIDPYVELAGDGFIKDYSPKQFMLVGSPEYNFDGTIKLGTAEGGRKVVLYVVNSFEQTNQYSVKQLIHTIEHEFGHILHQTNSYPAEYKEITPGDYTANWNFVSLAEARSSGFITSYAMMSPDEDFVEMIAMMLVEGKDAYEAILECETNAASKAILRRKEELVVKYFAETYNVDFYALQDKVQAAINEMAPDGGNNGGDEEPAPLQEQWGPNEEYTTLYYDLSTLAEPEDIIERHTYDNNLLHQYGYALDYNFKLYYSAVGELTLTLYYHTINTTNPEYYEANFWFNVPEGQEEETRSLYYMGGDTNASFLEYDVQSTAVVAYFANRTFKQAWEKTCNGNYYPTLYPQDSPEDFIIGILGN, from the coding sequence ATGACTTTTAGAAAATATATAATCTACATAGCGGTAATTTTAGCAGCAGTCGCCTGTGATGATCCTTATAATGACTCAGTAAATGAAGATGCTGAGTATGTAAATAATGATGAGCAAACTGAGCCTACAGAGCTTGATAATTGGTTACAGACTAATTTCACTAGTCCTTTTAATATAGAAGTAAAGTACAAGTGGGATCTCTCAGAGCTTAACGTGAATAAGACTTTAGTGCCACCTGACGCCGGTAGAGTTCAGGGAGTGATGGAAGTGGTGAGAAAAGTATGGATAGATCCTTACGTAGAGCTTGCCGGAGATGGTTTTATTAAAGATTACTCCCCAAAACAGTTCATGTTAGTAGGTAGTCCGGAATATAACTTTGATGGTACCATTAAATTAGGAACTGCAGAAGGTGGTAGAAAAGTAGTGCTCTATGTAGTCAATAGTTTTGAGCAGACTAATCAGTACTCTGTAAAGCAGCTCATACATACCATAGAGCATGAGTTTGGCCATATTTTACACCAGACTAATTCATATCCTGCTGAGTACAAGGAGATCACTCCTGGTGATTATACTGCTAACTGGAATTTTGTTTCTTTGGCGGAAGCCAGGTCCAGTGGCTTTATAACCAGTTATGCTATGATGTCTCCTGATGAAGATTTTGTGGAGATGATAGCCATGATGCTGGTAGAAGGTAAAGACGCGTATGAAGCTATTTTAGAGTGTGAAACTAATGCCGCCAGTAAGGCCATATTAAGAAGGAAAGAAGAGCTGGTAGTGAAGTATTTTGCCGAAACCTATAACGTTGACTTTTATGCTTTGCAGGATAAAGTACAGGCTGCAATAAATGAAATGGCGCCTGATGGAGGGAATAATGGCGGTGATGAAGAGCCGGCACCACTTCAAGAGCAATGGGGGCCTAATGAAGAGTACACCACGCTGTATTATGATTTAAGCACTTTGGCAGAACCAGAGGATATTATTGAAAGACATACTTATGATAATAACCTGTTGCACCAATATGGTTATGCCCTAGACTATAATTTTAAACTGTACTATTCTGCAGTAGGGGAGCTAACCCTCACATTGTACTACCATACTATTAACACCACTAATCCGGAGTATTACGAGGCTAACTTTTGGTTTAACGTGCCAGAAGGGCAAGAAGAGGAAACCCGATCATTATATTATATGGGCGGAGATACAAATGCCAGTTTTCTTGAATATGATGTTCAATCTACCGCTGTGGTAGCTTATTTCGCTAACAGAACATTTAAGCAGGCCTGGGAAAAGACATGTAATGGAAATTATTACCCTACACTGTATCCGCAAGATTCTCCTGAGGACTTTATTATCGGAATACTGGGTAACTAA
- a CDS encoding RagB/SusD family nutrient uptake outer membrane protein, whose protein sequence is MNKYSAILYLILFTLAGCDDFLSQAPDDRTQLDTREKIGELLVDAYPEANYAPFCEAMSDNVEDNPSGSQNQLNSDSFFWRDGLTTSQDSPEFYWNACYSAVAAANHAVRAIEQADNPDEYSAEYGEALVARAYSHFMLVSLFANFYNPASADFDLGIPYVTEPETESLKTYERHTVAYVYEMIEKDLLQGLPLIDDQSYETGDATGVLKYHFTKSASNAFAVRFYLFKKDYDKVIEYAERVLGSGELGDYMRPWNTDYKSLSAQELANTYTRSTERANLLLSETMSGWPRTFNSLRFSTGAPKYQELFTNPTGGMFSFSTFYTSNGIYYINKFKEHFVRMGNNANTGYPYMMLPLFTVEEVLLSRAEAYAYNNEPHQALADLNTWISKRVDNYDPDVHQLTYNRLYNYYQYNINQQNLIAATLHFRQVEFLHEGMRWFDILRHKIPVVHTANNGETFELKAGDPRRTLQIPQEAMTVGGLSPNPR, encoded by the coding sequence ATGAATAAATATTCAGCAATTTTATATTTGATACTTTTCACGCTGGCTGGATGTGATGATTTTCTATCACAGGCACCAGATGACAGGACTCAGCTGGACACCAGAGAAAAGATAGGGGAACTCTTGGTAGATGCTTACCCGGAAGCTAACTACGCTCCTTTCTGTGAGGCCATGTCAGATAATGTGGAGGATAACCCTTCTGGCAGCCAGAACCAGCTTAATTCTGATTCATTTTTTTGGAGAGACGGACTTACTACTTCTCAGGATTCGCCAGAATTTTATTGGAATGCTTGCTATTCAGCCGTTGCAGCAGCTAATCATGCTGTCAGAGCTATTGAGCAGGCAGATAATCCTGATGAATACAGCGCAGAATATGGCGAAGCTTTGGTAGCCAGAGCCTATTCTCATTTTATGCTGGTAAGCTTATTTGCCAATTTTTATAACCCAGCATCAGCAGATTTTGATTTGGGTATACCCTACGTTACCGAGCCTGAAACGGAGTCTTTAAAAACTTATGAAAGGCATACCGTGGCCTATGTTTATGAAATGATAGAAAAGGACTTGTTACAAGGTTTGCCTTTGATTGATGATCAATCTTATGAAACAGGAGATGCTACCGGGGTGCTTAAATATCATTTTACGAAATCGGCATCAAATGCTTTTGCAGTACGGTTCTATTTATTTAAAAAGGATTATGATAAAGTAATAGAATACGCTGAAAGGGTTTTAGGGTCAGGTGAGTTGGGTGATTATATGAGGCCGTGGAATACAGATTATAAATCACTTTCAGCACAGGAGCTTGCTAACACTTACACCAGATCTACAGAGAGGGCTAACTTATTACTTTCTGAAACCATGTCAGGCTGGCCCAGGACTTTTAATAGCCTCAGATTTTCTACTGGTGCCCCTAAGTATCAGGAGTTGTTCACCAATCCTACAGGAGGCATGTTTTCATTCTCCACATTTTATACTTCTAATGGTATTTATTATATCAATAAATTCAAGGAGCATTTTGTGAGGATGGGAAATAATGCCAATACCGGATATCCTTATATGATGTTGCCACTATTTACTGTAGAAGAAGTGCTTCTAAGCAGAGCCGAGGCCTATGCTTATAATAATGAACCTCATCAGGCTTTAGCAGATCTGAATACATGGATTTCCAAACGTGTTGATAACTACGATCCTGATGTACATCAGCTTACTTACAATAGGCTCTATAATTACTACCAGTATAATATTAACCAGCAAAATCTTATAGCTGCCACCTTACATTTTAGGCAGGTAGAATTCTTACATGAGGGCATGCGCTGGTTTGATATTCTGAGACATAAGATTCCTGTAGTGCATACAGCTAACAATGGAGAAACCTTTGAGCTTAAGGCGGGTGACCCCCGAAGAACGCTTCAGATACCTCAGGAAGCTATGACCGTAGGAGGACTCAGCCCTAATCCAAGATAA